A single Anopheles arabiensis isolate DONGOLA chromosome 2, AaraD3, whole genome shotgun sequence DNA region contains:
- the LOC120908412 gene encoding serine/arginine repetitive matrix protein 2, translating to MNRLGETESTPKKRPLKVEDIVLKDAITKSGRKKIHRAKGKKDTEAAGTPGKRAAVKEPASPEEVRRSRKTITSARKAVKEPAGTPKRHEPKEPKPSASTVDEGAGISKSGRKIKVPVKLMEFESEVLTSPRKILVSEREEPTKVKAAKTPGRAKTPAKAAVSTNAGEDEAKQRKTPGRRAKSVVPDEPEVEKKSVALAARTPRRKAATALFGDEAADALRPESPVPELQSLPKTPGKRAAKSLMGGSAVKTLRTDSPPTAEPIPPKTPGRLGRPKAVAVDKDGKSGSETDAKDNIKAAPTPGRRAGRSTINVAAKLSREESPTLELVVPKTPGRRVGKSVVNVLHAESAIVEQVAPKTPGRRKMDAVVDTENDLSDVNVSKRVSKTPGRRLDKKEKLLSEEQISDTDSTGSASHKPDSAIQKDPSLASEEALSRSGRKIKPKRVFGFEMTMEPTVSDGKALNDSRRKRKVDSTDEASIETILSPTKKKNTGSASAKVETPKQSSGLDSVAESVQIENTPDGTVSRSGRKIKPKKMFGFEDGDSDSFVHITGSSSPTLIDEKMDEASGVDGTVQKHASETAKTNATGTPSKSVPLSAKIAKKASTLPVEIDPQQVKERKQNDFITRRGVDDHHHSSDQTDCVQIGTEPVILRTSIGFGKPTTAKEMPLVESAKLKGDAKATESVTPKRDKTVEDGSSSRSGRKIIPKKFFDADDVPSSGRKSKVAVPSAQGKLPVLTPEEGETGQATPSVEQEIDAEGSVSLQMEIAGDSAVKGEAGGDSVSVEGVSAEETNVYVGTKQAEEPNVVTKETLESGIDTATKLETEYETPPAPVDEEQQQIGKGKEQEDCFKDGDSVSRADIVEVGMDSKKQEDEINAQEEKPEHNVELIAPVETNESPSSQQTDTAPVISDEQPNRPDGEASGETGDILSSDKIDNVISEAERSESTIKQHVEGEGAALNETSLEQQNKEISTVEKTLESITNSATDNEMNTTNDCKTVPENNVDESALNAVVEEPGSERVSEGVPTANVISKVATPEDDEMLANTSFGGIEYLEDQVNNIAECIKNPSPAHEASDASMLEESTDPSSNPSTVTMPAVNEMNETFSPVKPNQVSSSSGVPVIDITADTPRPVVAVAAAATAAATPRTPESISAVQASADKCSPDKAPEIIEIMDSPAVAAFCNEKNTELLRSEKGGSVTSTPKFVVSLDEEAHETQEELQRAGRKRSLSTSAVDTTMKRNVTFHSPANSTVLVETIDERLVQKSLQGQQQQERAEGNESSHGTSIGEKLRKPRKRSLSEHKSSDLKRNNKISKLPNFKNIHANHFNRMESIADFMKRKETRAKHILASASPATKIPARPVAATNDSSTAEAPLSGKKEASSSTTKPFLFKSAGGRGIPVPSAGLFVSGIKGAPSTSTAVKAPGAADRHVPSTTTATSTTAKKPIRSDADKMANRLKQFQATFKPKHIAPDTSAASAGASGAAITSAVGGHPVEQLRSKQLKILKGVRTNRRFELQMKHRDQQQ from the exons ATGAATCGTTTGG GCGAAACGGAATCGACGCCGAAAAAGCGTCCTCTGAAGGTGGAAGACATTGTTTTGAAAGATGCAATCACGAAATCTGGTCGAAAG AAAATCCACCGCGCCAAGGGCAAAAAAGACACCGAAGCAGCCGGTACACCCGGAAAGCGGGCAGCGGTAAAAGAGCCAGCTTCGCCGGAAGAGGTAAGACGCTCACGCAAAACCATTACGTCGGCCAGAAAAGCAGTGAAAGAACCAGCGGGCACACCGAAACGGCACGAGCCAAAGGAGCCGAAGCCAAGTGCATCCACGGTCGACGAGGGTGCTGGTATCTCTAAATCGGGGCGCAAAATAAAAGTCCCTGTCAAGTTGATGGAATTCGAGAGTGAGGTGTTAACCAGTCCTCGCAAAATACTTGTATCGGAAAGAGAAGAGCCAACCAAGGTTAAGGCTGCTAAAACTCCCGGGCGAGCTAAAACTCCGGCCAAGGCGGCAGTCAGCACCAACGCTGGTGAAGACGAAGCAAAGCAGCGGAAGACACCGGGACGGCGCGCCAAATCCGTAGTGCCGGATGAGCCGGAAGTAGAAAAGAAGAGTGTAGCGTTGGCGGCTAGGACTCCCCGACGCAAAGCTGCAACCGCTTTATTTGGCGATGAGGCGGCCGATGCTTTACGACCGGAAAGCCCTGTGCCGGAACTGCAATCGCTCCCGAAGACTCCAGGGAAACGAGCAGCCAAATCTTTGATGGGTGGTTCCGCTGTAAAAACATTACGCACTGACAGTCCACCGACTGCCGAACCAATTCCGCCAAAAACTCCTGGCCGTTTGGGCCGTCCCAAGGCGGTAGCAGTTGACAAAGATGGGAAGAGCGGGTCGGAAACGGATGCAAAAGATAACATAAAAGCTGCACCAACTCCCGGACGGCGTGCTGGTAGATCCACGATAAATGTAGCAGCAAAACTATCGCGTGAGGAAAGTCCTACTTTGGAGCTAGTTGTACCTAAAACACCGGGGCGCAGGGTTGGAAAATCGGTCGTAAATGTGCTGCATGCTGAAAGCGCCATTGTGGAGCAAGTGGCCCCCAAAACACCAGGCCGTCGTAAGATGGATGCTGTTGTGGACACTGAAAATGATTTGTCAGATGTGAACGTATCAAAACGTGTCTCAAAAACTCCCGGCCGTAGATTGGACAAAAAGGAGAAACTACTATCTGAAGAACAGATTTCGGATACGGATTCCACGGGCAGTGCATCACATAAACCTGATTCCGCAATTCAAAAGGACCCATCTCTCGCATCCGAAGAGGCTCTGTCACGTTCGGGCCGAAAAATTAAGCCAAAAAGAGTGTTTGGGTTTGAAATGACAATGGAACCGACTGTGTCGGATGGTAAAGCTTTGAACGATagtagaaggaaaagaaaggtTGATAGCACTGACGAAGCATCCATCGAGACGATTTtgtcaccaacaaaaaagaagaacacgGGTAGTGCCTCTGCCAAGGTGGAAACACCAAAGCAAAGCAGCGGATTGGACAGTGTTGCAGAATCAGTCCAAATCGAAAATACCCCCGATGGGACGGTTTCACGATCCggaagaaaaatcaaaccGAAGAAAATGTTTGGATTTGAGGATGGGGATAGTGACTCCTTTGTCCACATCACAGGCTCCTCTTCCCCTACATTAATCGATGAAAAAATGGATGAAGCTAGCGGCGTAGACGGTACCGTACAGAAACATGCAAGTGAAACCGCTAAAACTAATGCCACTGGCACACCATCCAAGAGCGTACCGTTGTCAGCAAAAATCGCGAAAAAAGCCTCCACCCTTCCCGTGGAGATTGACCCACAACAGGTTAAGGAGCGGAAGCAAAATGATTTTATAACCAGACGAGGTGTGGATGATCACCATCATTCAAGCGACCAAACGGATTGTGTCCAGATCGGCACGGAACCGGTCATCCTCCGTACTTCTATTGGTTTTGGTAAACCTACGACAGCAAAGGAAATGCCGTTGGTAGAAAGTGCAAAATTAAAAGGCGATGCCAAGGCTACCGAAAGCGTAACACCAAAACGCGACAAAACAGTGGAGgatggcagcagcagtcgaTCTGGTCGGAAAATAATACCAAAAAAGTTTTTCGATGCAGATGATGTACCATCCTCTGGGCGCAAATCGAAGGTTGCCGTTCCGTCCGCTCAAGGGAAGCTTCCTGTATTGACACCAGAAGAGGGAGAAACTGGACAAGCGACACCCTCTGTCGAACAGGAAATAGATGCGGAGGGAAGTGTTTCTTTACAAATGGAAATTGCTGGGGATTCTGCAGTAAAGGGCGAAGCTGGGGGTGATAGTGTATCTGTTGAAGGGGTATCTGCTGAGGAAACTAATGTTTACGTAGGAACGAAGCAAGCAGAAGAACCGAATGTAGTAACGAAAGAAACTCTTGAATCGGGCATAGACACTGCTACTAAATTAGAAACGGAGTATGAAACACCTCCAGCACCGGTCGATGAAGAACAACAGCAGATTGGGAAGGGTAAAGAGCAGGAAGATTGCTTCAAGGATGGGGATAGTGTTTCAAGGGCAGATATTGTTGAAGTGGGAATGGATTCAAAGAAACAGGAGGATGAAATTAATGCACAAGAAGAGAAACCGGAACACAATGTTGAGTTGATAGCGCCCGTAGAGACAAATGAATCACCCTCCTCTCAGCAAACTGACACAGCACCTGTAATCTCAGACGAACAACCCAATAGACCGGACGGTGAAGCATCGGGCGAAACAGGCGACATATTGAGTTCTGATAAAATAGATAATGTCATCTCAGAAGCAGAACG ATCAGAATCAACGATCAAACAGCACGTTGAAGGTGAAGGTGCGGCATTGAATGAAACCTCGCtagagcagcaaaacaaagaaatttCTACAGTTGAAAAAACACTGGAGAGCATAACAAATTCCGCAACAGATAATGAAATGAACACTACAAACGATTGCAAAACCGTCCCCGAGAATAATGTTGATGAGTCGGCTCTAAATGCTGTCGTTGAGGAGCCTGGGTCAGAGCGAGTGTCCGAAGGTGTTCCCACAGCAAATGTCATATCAAAGGTTGCGACACCGGAAGATGATGAGATGCTAGCGAATACCTCATTTGGAGGAATCGAATATTTGGAAGATCAGGTGAACAATATCGCTGAGTGCATCAAAAACCCATCCCCGGCGCATGAGGCTAGCGATGCGTCGATGTTGGAAGAATCTACTGACCCTTCGTCGAATCCATCGACAGTAACCATGCCTGCCgtcaatgaaatgaatgaaacgtTTTCACCCGTGAAACCGAACCAGGTGTCGTCGTCTTCCGGTGTTCCTGTCATTGATATAACGGCCGACACTCCTCGCCcggtggttgctgttgctgcagcagcaactgctgctgctacgccACGTACGCCAGAATCTATATCAGCTGTACAGGCATCAGCGGACAAATGCTCACCGGATAAGGCACCggaaattattgaaattatgGACAgtccggcggtggcggcattTTGCAACGAGAAGAACACTGAACTTCTGCGGAGCGAAAAAGGTGGCAGTGTGACAAGTACGCCCAAATTCGTGGTATCGTTAGATGAAGAAGCCCACGAAACACAAGAGGAGCTGCAGCGAGCGGGTCGTAAACGATCACTATCCACCAGTGCAGTCGATACTACAATGAAAAGAAATGTTACATTTCATAGTCCGGCAAACAGCACCGTGCTGGTCGAAACGATCGACGAACGATTGGTACAGAAAAGCTTGcagggccagcagcagcaagaacgAGCAGAAGGAAATGAGAGCAGTCATGGCACAAGCATCGGGGAAAAGTTGCGCAAGCCACGAAAGCGCTCACTGTCTGAGCATAAATCATCCGATCTGAAGCGAAACAACAAGATCAGCAAGTTGCCGAACTTTAAAAACATTCACGCAAACCATTTCAATCGCATGGAATCGATCGCAGATTTCATGAAGCGCAAAGAGACCCGAGCTAAACATATACTCGCATCGGCCAGTCCGGCAACAAAGATTCCTGCCCGACCCGTTGCCGCTACAAATGATTCCAGCACAGCTGAAG CACCACTATCGGGCAAGAAAgaagcatcatcatccacgACGAAACCTTTCCTTTTCAAATCAGCTGGTGGTAGGGGCATACCAGTACCCTCGGCAGGACTGTTCGTGTCTGGTATCAAGGGAGCACCTTCAACGTCAACCGCAGTAAAGGCACCTGGTGCGGCTGATCGTCATGTGCCGTCCACGACAACGGCAACCAGTACCACCGCCAAGAAGCCCATCCGAAGTGATGCGGATAAGATGGCTAACCGATTGAAGCAATTCCAGGCAACATTTAAACCGAAACATATTGCACCTGATACAAGTGCCGCCTCTGCTGGGGCCTCGGGAGCGGCGATCACAAGCGCTGTCGGAGGACATCCGGTTGAGCAACTGCGCTCAAAACAATTGAAGATTTTGAAAGGCGTACGCACGAATCGTCGATTTGAGCTGCAGATGAAACACCGAGACCAGCAGCAGTGA
- the LOC120897502 gene encoding protein slender lobes gives MNQDEEVPTRVTRGALRRRSVDQEATPQKPAGAATGGTPKKSASTTKKVNALNAIQETEGRPSTPTVGRNTRRRMSETSDTPTILPNKLVQYLKEAEIGAEPGRRSRNTSLTEENLNELNAAYEGGSSVMPTRSRTPARLRASNEALTSMNSPQPAVRRSTRRNSVTSDDGSVQSLPVTTPKLTSGLRVLKDDTIIEEDASDDRAESVSSEASTRTTRRQSTVAKKSASPSPRRTAESPVSSVKTDATPPRAMKTPRVSLSPLMLPKGSPRSKNVSFCDDSKQDDSHSSFPKTPTSVSKEVVIVVNDLRNSDLKGLSPKVDREVNLPGKSEPTGDQMKSSPKSPKSVNLVGDSVPEMKANDESCSIAASPKPGKDTIEQPNSTSKDKMNSSSTVLIDNGTEAIDSSNNVSGIELLDSSVVEISDSIMEANTSVKDTSSVANKSTSEGEKLSQSWSQSVRRSATKGIDEFSVRKQEEQERLEEETEKLQKAPLKSPLKPRSPAAKAASADESIDEDNDDELENEEEAQDKNELLDDEAVEMEGYESGDSLASDLRREMEENEIMDQGEDLGSEDTEENDEQEEDEEDGNDSWIVSSGDEAEQLNEDELLKDTEDEDLQTKNASLKDEKKTKTPKRRRIIEMVDDSDEDTKASDEERKETAKSPKNLSSKRSLTPVGGKENNTPTKKLNLSQINDAVQNKNQDKLVNNTPDKNDTSMESSTDEQQVGNGNETMLPATPAHKTPSKDTGAALHSATKSLSNSKHGNGEKEVAAEDDENDTSGNSETMFQDAEDGGETVQKSDDAMEKDVSLSKSPTKSVIASRKSFPAASITTKDVIGRKSLPANGHMQAAIQSETDEGGESSQPDATQNDEVAEAEALVENVEVENAEHDDKTQAEPAPAEFTMDQPADEAPTKPGRKSMPAVPLISAQFYIGASKKRATIGGEDAHVQTSTPKSNQSLSGKDKGKKTPVEKKATTANGGSTVLNPFAQAKNKARLSLDSGAGQQKPEKKDKLRRSLPSQFVEESMDVDEAPMNENVAEEPSKPDDDKDMMDEVEVVENQEPENGKQQSKAPKPKRKALEDYDLANILSRCNEVIREDKERKKEVASAIRKKKEEKKRLRELEKQEELEASKAAAAAAAAAAAGSGGTTNGDDGGLNSSTTGNDSLSQGGEGLKKKKKRKPKVKNYLLDELAETRKERLEQALRHKLEVIERRKQRKKERQLEQQKQLDKENGNATGASGGIGAKLEKIKKKQKAKSNQESSDKSKNPPVRVALSAFAVFNQLQNHPEQVQSLEDKTQKSEKSELMAPAVEKKQHKKSPKKEEASDPQPEAKEAAKTDKAAVADEKAKQATTLKDSEQTKKKKRTERQLDGSDPSFSDEKISSTDVVVAAVTKKATPAVQTQSESSAVKSDSKINPLLSKSASDGLVQEVEKLTKKQKRKLAAMETTPTNPQKDVTPEGVPAKEMKASSFEEAQTNSVGAKRKEKMRNQTMVESDTVPKQKKSKKQSTQNGHAEDHSSNLAGAKSAFAMHENHTDGQEVVEKKKKKAKKHHAVQPEIDTDQDHSTVEQSRKKTAILERESTTTASAVPTKKRKREQTDSPAATVASTPRPAKHTKLRVLQRIESGGFFEENVTPDKIRLKRNFGFQEQQATPAKQLGFRVSSLLPTDQNELRAVASSSKTHSKDGRMKSKLGGSVLSGPPSRSLPLPVWTSSGVFIESSVDDSNGNTDGKQRKQQQGSNHKTDTGYIQLKGPGKADFRLKTLRPGSAAEKPHRVDSSTTEQSVLNFKRKQLLEKTAHLREKKSNRV, from the exons ATGAATCAGGACGAGGAAGTTCCAACGAGAG TGACTCGTGGTGCTCTTCGTCGGCGTTCGGTTGACCAGGAAGCTACCCCGCAGAAGCCGGCCGGTGCAGCCACCGGTGGTACGCCAAAGAAATCAGCCAGCACCACGAAGAAAGTTAATGCCTTGAATGCGATACAGGAGACCGAAGGCCGTCCGTCTACACCGACTGTGGGGCGCAATACGCGCCGTCGTATGTCGGAGACGTCAGATACCCCAACAATCTTGCCCAACAAGCTGGTGCAGTATCTGAAGGAAGCTGAAATCGGTGCCGAACCGGGTCGACGTTCGCGTAATACATCTCTCACGGAGGAGAACTTGAACGAGCTGAACGCTGCATATGAGGGAGGCAGCAGTGTGATGCCAACCCGTTCACGTACGCCAGCCCGCCTCCGGGCGTCGAACGAAGCTCTGACCTCAATGAACTCTCCACAACCGGCTGTACGTCGCTCCACTCGTCGCAACAGTGTCACCTCCGATGACGGTTCCGTACAGTCGCTTCCTGTCACTACCCCGAAGCTTACTTCCGGTTTGCGTGTGTTGAAGGATGACACCATCATCGAAGAGGACGCCAGTGATGATCGAGCTGAATCGGTATCATCGGAGGCATCGACGCGAACTACCCGACGCCAGTCGACAGTAGCGAAGAAATCAGCTTCACCCAGTCCTCGTAGAACTGCTGAGAGCCCTGTGAGTAGCGTGAAAACGGATGCAACACCACCTCGCGCAATGAAAACTCCGCGCGTATCATTGTCTCCACTAATGTTGCCCAAAGGGTCGCCACGTTCTAAAAACGTTTCCTTCTGTGACGACTCCAAACAGGATGACAGCCATAGTTCTTTCCCCAAAACGCCTACATCGGTGTCGAAGGAAGTTGTCATTGTCGTGAATGATTTACGCAACTCCGATCTCAAAGGATTGTCGCCGAAAGTGGACAGAGAAGTTAATTTGCCTGGGAAGTCGGAGCCAACTGGGGATCAAATGAAATCAAGTCCTAAGTCTCCGAAGAGCGTGAATTTAGTAGGCGACTCTGTCCCAGAGATGAAAGCGAACGATGAATCATGCAGCATTGCAGCCTCTCCCAAACCTGGAAAGGATACGATCGAGCAGCCTAACTCGACCAGCAAGGATAAAATGAATTCTTCATCAACTGTTCTGATTGATAATGGCACTGAGGCAATCGATAGCTCTAATAATGTCAGTGGAATTGAGTTATTGGACTCGTCTGTGGTGGAAATTTCAGACAGCATAATGGAAGCTAACACCAGTGTCAAAGATACCAGTAGTGTAGCGAACAAATCCACTTCGGAGGGAGAGAAACTTTCACAATCTTGGTCACAATCTGTTCGACGTTCCGCTACCAAGGGCATTGATGAATTCAGCGTCCGAAAGCAGGAAGAACAAGAGCGACTGGAAGAGGAGACAGAAAAGCTTCAAAAAGCACCACTGAAATCGCCTTTAAAGCCACGCTCGCCGGCAGCCAAGGCTGCATCAGCCGATGAAAGCATCGATGAAGACAACGATGATGAACTGGAAAACGAAGAAGAGGCGCAGGATAAAAATGAGTTGTTGGACGACGAGGCGGTAGAAATGGAGGGTTATGAGTCAGGCGATTCGTTGGCCAGCGATTTGAGACGCGAAATGgaggaaaatgaaattatGGACCAGGGTGAGGATCTGGGCAGTGAAGATACGGAAGAGAACGATGAacaggaggaggacgaggaagaCGGCAATGACTCGTGGATCGTTTCGTCTGGCGATGAGGCAGAACAACTGAACGAGGATGAACTGTTGAAGGATACGGAAGATGAAGATCTGCAAACGAAAAACGCTAGTTTGAAGgacgagaaaaaaacgaaaactccCAAACGCCGACGAATTATAGAAATGGTTGATGATAGTGACGAGGACACGAAGGCTTCGGACGAGGAACGCAAGGAAACCGCCAAGTCTCCAAAGAACTTAAGTTCCAAACGTTCGTTAACACCAGTTGGAGGCAAAGAAAATAACACTCCCACCAAAAAATTAAATCTTTCTCAAATCAATGATGCTGTTCAAAACAAGAATCAGGATAAGCTTGTCAATAATACACCAGATAAAAATGATACCTCAATGGAATCCTCCACCGATGAGCAGCAAGTGGGTAATGGTAATGAGACCATGCTTCCAGCCACACCTGCTCATAAAACGCCCTCAAAGGATACAGGAGCTGCATTGCATTCAGCCACAAAATCATTATCTAATTCAAAGCACGGAAATGGCGAAAAGGAGGTAGCTGCAGAAGATGATGAAAACGATACCAGTGGGAATAGTGAGACAATGTTTCAGGATGCTGAGGATGGTGGGGAAACTGTGCAAAAAAGCGATGATGCGATGGAAAAAGATGTCTCCTTGTCTAAATCACCTACAAAGTCTGTCATTGCATCTCGCAAAAGTTTTCCGGCTGCTTCTATAACCACGAAGGACGTGATTGGCCGTAAAAGCCTCCCCGCGAATGGTCATATGCAAGCCGCCATCCAGTCTGAAACAGATGAAGGTGGTGAGTCCAGCCAGCCAGACGCGACTCAAAATGATGAAGTGGCAGAAGCAGAAGCTTTGGTGGAGAACGTTGAGGTTGAAAATGCGGAACATGATGATAAAACACAAGCTGAACCTGCGCCAGCCGAATTTACGATGGATCAACCTGCGGATGAAGCGCCAACAAAACCGGGAAGAAAATCTATGCCCGCCGTACCGCTGATTTCTGCACAATTTTATATCGGAGCATCGAAGAAACGGGCTACTATTGGTGGTGAGGATGCTCACGTCCAGACGTCAACACCGAAGTCAAATCAATCCCTTTCGGGCAAGGACAAAGGGAAGAAAACGCCAGTAGAAAAGAAGGCCACCACTGCGAACGGAGGATCGACAGTGTTAAATCCGTTTGCTCAGGCCAAGAATAAGGCACGATTGTCGTTGGATTCGGGAGCAGGACAACAGAAACCCGAGAAAAAGGATAAACTACGCCGGTCGCTGCCGTCACAGTTCGTGGAAGAGTCGATGGATGTTGATGAAGCACCGATGAATGAGAACGTTGCAGAAGAACCATCAAAACCAGACGACGATAAGGATATGATGGACGAAGTGGAGGTTGTGGAGAACCAAGAACCAGAGAACGGCAAACAACAGTCCAAggcaccaaaaccaaaacgaaaGGCTCTTGAAGATTACGATCTTGCTAACATATTATCTCGCTGCAACGAGGTCATTCGTGAGGACAAAGAGCGTAAGAAGGAGGTTGCGTCCGCAATTCGCAAGAAAAAG gaagagaaaaagcgTCTGCGCGAGTTGGAGAAGCAGGAAGAACTCGAGGCGTCCAAGGCTgcagctgccgctgctgctgctgctgctgctggttccgGCGGTACAACaaacggtgatgatggtggcttAAACAGCAGTACAACCGGTAACGATTCCCTCAGCCAGGGTGGAGAGGgcttaaagaagaaaaagaagagaaagccTAAGGTAAAGAACTATCTGTTGGATGAGCTGGCTGAAACGAGAAAGGAACGGTTGGAGCAGGCGCTGCGTCACAAGCTGGAAGTAATCGAGCGCCGTAAGCAGCGTAAGAAGGAGCGCCAGCTTGAGCAACAGAAACAGTTGGACAAAGAAAATGGAAACGCAACGGGCGCAAGCGGCGGCATCGGAGCAAAGCtggaaaaaattaaaaagaaacaaaaagctaaATCAAACCAGGAATCCAGTGACAAATCAAAGAATCCACCGGTACGCGTAGCTCTATCGGCGTTCGCGGTGTTTAATCAATTGCAGAATCATCCAGAACAGGTACAATCTTTGGaagataaaacacaaaaatcagaaaaatcaGAGCTGATGGCACCAGCAGTAGAGAAGAAACAGCACAAGAAATCACCCAAGAAAGAGGAAGCTTCTGATCCACAACCAGAAGCTAAAGAAGCTGCCAAGACAGATAAGGCTGCTGTCGCTGATGAgaaagcaaagcaagcaaCTACCCTTAAAGACTCCGAACAAactaagaagaaaaagcgaaCGGAACGTCAACTCGATGGATCCGATCCGTCTTTCTCCGATGAGAAAATATCAAGCACGGATGTCGTCGTAGCAGCTGTTACGAAGAAGGCGACGCCGGCAGTTCAAACTCAGTCCGAGTCGAGTGCTGTAAAGAGCGATAGCAAAATCAATCCTCTCCTATCAAAATCTGCCAGTGATGGATTGGTGCAGGAAGTCGAGAAGctgacgaaaaaacaaaaacgcaaattAGCAGCAATGGAAACGACACCAACAAATCCGCAAAAAGACGTTACGCCGGAGGGTGTCCCCGCCAAGGAGATGAAAGCGTCTAGCTTTGAAGAAGCTCAGACAAATTCTGTTGGTGCTAAGCGTAAGGAAAAGATGCGAAATCAAACGATGGTGGAGTCGGATACTGTtccaaagcaaaagaaaagcaaaaaacaatctACTCAGAACGGACATGCAGAAGATCACAGTAGTAACTTGGCTGGCGCAAAGTCAGCATTTGCCATGCATGAGAACCACACAGATGGCCAAGAAGTggtagagaagaaaaagaaaaaggcgaAAAAACATCACGCAGTACAGCCAGAGATCGACACGGACCAAGATCATAGCACGGTTGAGCAATCGCGCAAAAAAACAGCTATCCTGGAGCGAGAATCCACCACGACAGCATCTGCCGTGCCGACTAAGAAGCGCAAGCGAGAGCAGACTGACAGTCCTGCTGCAACAGTCGCATCAACACCGCGTCCAGCGAAACACACAAAGTTGCGCGTTCTGCAGCGTATTGAAAGCGGTGGCTTCTTCGAAGAAAACGTGACACCCGACAAGATACGGCTGAAGCGTAACTTTGGCTTCCAGGAGCAGCAGGCTACACCAGCCAAGCAGCTTGGCTTCAGAGTCTCTTCCCTGCTGCCGACCGATCAGAATGAGCTGCGGGCTGTGGCGTCATCGTCCAAAACACATTCCAAGGACGGACGGATGAAGTCAAAGCTCGGAGGTTCTGTCCTATCTGGACCGCCGAGCCGTAGCCTTCCACTTCCGGTGTGGACCAGTTCGGGTGTATTCATCGAATCCTCCGTGGACGACAGCAACGGCAACACTGATGGAAAGCAGCGAAAGCAACAGCAAGGCTCCAATCACAAGACCGACACGGGGTATATCCAGTTAAAGGGTCCGGGAAAAGCAGATTTCCGTCTCAAAACACTGCGGCCAGGATCAGCGGCAGAAAAACCCCATCGCGTCGATTCATCCACTACCGAACAATCTGTGCTGAACTTCAAGCGTAAACAGCTTCTGGAGAAGACAGCACATCTGCGCGAAAAGAAGAGCAATCGCGTGTAG
- the LOC120897503 gene encoding rRNA 2'-O-methyltransferase fibrillarin-like: MPDWRERDDSDRGYGGGGGGGGGGGDSYSYDRERRDYRSDRGGYDRNGGGGGGYRSGGYGGRRDDDGGYRGGGGGGGYRGNGGGGGGGGGSRGPPRIDPATAKTEVFEVEADKVKFIIGRGGNKIREIQDRCRVSVQIDKARNENGANNVSVMGDQLNIDRARDMINTIINDDRRDREDDRRRDGVSMPF, encoded by the exons ATGCCAGACTGGAGAGAACGTGACGATTCCGACCGCGGctatggcggtggtggtggtggcggaggcggcggcggcgataGCTACAGCTACGACCGGGAACGTCGGGACTACCGTAGCGACCGCGGCGGATACGACCGTaatggcggtggcggtggaggcTACCGCTCGGGCGGCTACGGAGGTCGCCGTGACGATGATGGCGGCTATCgtggaggcggcggcggcggtggctaCCGTGGAAACGGCGGCggaggcggtggtggcggcggcagccgAGGACCGCCGAGGATTGACCCGGCTACCGCCAAGACCGAAGTGTTCGAGGTCGAAGCCGACAAGGTTAAGTTCATAATCGGTCGTGGCGGTAACAAGATCCGTGAGATTCAGGACCGTTGCCGTGTGTCGGTGCAGATTG ACAAGGCTCGCAACGAGAACGGCGCCAATAATGTGTCGGTGATGGGCGATCAGCTGAACATTGATCGTGCACGGGACATGATCAATACCATCATTAACGATGACCGGCGGGACCGCGAGGACGACCGGCGGCGTGACGGTGTTTCCATGCCCTTCTAA